DNA from Apostichopus japonicus isolate 1M-3 chromosome 15, ASM3797524v1, whole genome shotgun sequence:
ccgtgtaaacactagtataTAGTGAATTTATAAAATTAATCCtaattaaaagtgaaattgaaatgatgaaatttaaAGCCGAGCTGAGCGAGCTAGTACCTAGATGTTGTCTCACTGCTAGCGAGTGTcagtaaaacaaaagaaacatttatactaaatgaagaaaatgtttcttctacAATTTTTCTTCCTTCCGAAAAAACGTTTTCATGACAATTTTTCTTCCTTGTGGAAAACATTTTCCTGACGATTTGGCCAAAAAATAGAGGGCGTATCAAACGATGGCGAAACTGCTACAAAATGTGATGGTCTGTACAATGAGGTACTATGCCACAAGATGCAGTTCCAACTTCAAGTCAACATCGACTTCATCCCTTAAAGTGGCAGATAGAAAATGCAAACAGTATGTTTGTAGGCATGCGACATCTCCCTTTTCTTTAGTGAGTTTACTAACTTCCAGTTATGTAAAATGACAAACGGCATTTTCTTGCTGTTACTGTATCACCATGTACTGTATGACAGCTGTTTTAAGAACTATTAAAGTTAGGTTATTTTCTTTCTGTCACTTgttacttaaaggcattgaagactcgccccaaaccgtgtgccgctctgaaaaagttaactttccgttgcttgcaagtggagtgttcttcttgtcgctacaaaatgcagacagtaatgaaacgtgataccttgttatcttttatctagacctgagatgtccatcgctgctgtgtacactgtgttgcgggtattgaccgtagctgtgtgtattgactgtacactagtgtctaattaccgacggtagcaagctgcgtgtgtattttctgggatcgatggtggtgtctaacacttctgttacacctcactcgaaactaggtcagattaccggcatgagacgtttctttgtgcgagagtcttcacaccctttaacaataACTTGATTTCTAACATCTTCTCTGTCAACTCTCATAGGGATAATTCCTTCTCTTGGGAAGGCCAACATGCAAATGGTACAATAAACAATCATAAAAGTAATAACACAGAACAAGTGTTTCCTGCTCAGACACAGACCATTTTATGAAAAGAGATAAACACATAAGGTAATCTACCAGACTTTAAATTGTTAGATGTCAGAACAGCTTCCAAGTCATTGGCACCAAAGGAATGAGACAAGGTTAAACTTTTATAACATATATCATGGTTATGTTGACCATACTTTTTCAGGAAATCCAGGGACATACTGGTGgtgctccccaccccccccctccctcccaactCATTTGGACATCATTGGAATAGTAGTAGTATATACCTACAATCTACTTTCAAATGAAGACATTTTGAGGGTCTCAGTGGTTTGTTGGTCCTATGTCTTCAATTGCTGAAGGTGAAAACACCAAACCCAGAATTAAATATTTGTCCCAGATATAAAGTCCAATGCCAAATccttgaaaatgaccaaaagCATGAAGTGCAAAATGATGCTTTATGTGAAATGCAGGCTTATTCACTGATCTGGGTTTTCATGTGTatgaaatttacattttttagcCTAGTAGTAAACAATCACCACTCAGCCTAGTTACCAGCTCTATCTCTATGGATGGTAGGCTACACACTACTGTATTTGCCAATAATAAactaaatattttcaatattaatgACTTTGCAAGAATTTCAATCACTTAAGGAAGTTATTCATTGTTATATACAGTTCAGAATGCAtatctaatgaatattcattaggaTCGTGTGAGAGCACTCTTGATTGGTTGGCATTACCTTCAATTGTTCATCCAACCATATATGACAGTTACTGGTAGATCTACTGTATGCTAAAGTCTGTCATTTGGCTGCTGCTGTTTCTGCCAGTAGCATTGTGAATTTGCTCTTTTTGTGTGCAATTCTCGAGCCTGATTGTGTACAGTTACTGTGACAAGTTGGTCAAATACAAAAGATACAGATATTTCAGCATATATACTCTAAATTAGATAAAGTCAAGATAGTATGTACAGCATGTCGACACTCTGGCAATTATGTCTTCTTGTTACTTTCCAGATTTCGTCGATAAATGTTATGGGCATATTTTCCAGTAGCTATTGGAAAATGGACCGTTTCCCATTCTTCGAAGACCCAAATTCCATTCATTACATCAAACAATCTCGGCTGCTAGTTTTTATCCCAGGAGACGACGACCTCTGCAAAAAGTTTCGCGAAGTCTATCCCAGTGCAAAGATATTCCAAGGACCGCCCCCGTCAGACGAAGATGGCGAAGATGAATCGTTTGTTTCAAAGGTGAAAGAATGGATGGAAAAGGTGCCAAACGACAGTTCAGAAATGGCCGTTATCAACCATGAGAAACTGGCAACGGTTGAAGAGCTTCAACCGTTCTCACAACTGGGAGTCAAGTATCAATTTGTTGAGTTGTACCCATATAAGTCGGATCGTGAACCTCTCATCCCTCTCTTCTATGGGTGGTTCTTCAATCTTCGTGATTCCGGGGACACCCTTCGTCGGCGGGCTGATGACCTTCTGAGAAAAGTGAGCAAACAAGACAGATTCAACAAGGAGTTTTCTAAGTTTGCCATGGACTGGGACTCCAAAAGTaagtttttgacatttttcatgcatgtatgcctgcatacatacatgttgGGGTGGGTTTGGGTTGGGGGGGAGGGTCTAAGGCATGTAGCCAGCCTATGTGTGAGGGGCCAAAGCCAGCTCTTTGACCTGACTTTTAAGAGTCAGACAATTTAAAGTTTGCTGGTGGTGATAAAGACTTTTCATGGCAGACATATAGGCACCAGTCTCTGTTAATAAGAGTTCAATTCATTTTAGTGGTGGGGGTCACAAAATTTGGCTGACGTCCCTTAAGAGGAGAGGGTCGGCCCTTTAGCGACATTCTTTTTTTGGTAAGGGggattagatgcaaaatggtgctatcatacCCATGATCATTTTAACTAATTTGGGGCAGCACATGTACTATAATTGTTTCCAGTGTATACAACTTTCCTAATGTGTGTAATGAAATGTAAGACATTTGGAAGTAAGTTTTAGGGAGGGGAGGGCactggaggggaggggatgaggcCCAAGTCATGTAACTTTCAAGATAACTTGTTAAGAGGAACTTTATTCTTAGTATTGCAAATGAGGAAAAGAGAAGCAAATAACACCATGGATGATATAAGACAATTCAAGCAGATACAGACTTATTATGTATTGCCTAAAATATTTCTATTTAGTCAATTCCATGCGACCGGTTTTCCCCTGAAAAATTCTCTGCTTCCCCCAGTTTTCCCCCGCACCTCTCCCCCCAGTCACACTCTTACTTTGTCAAATACCTTGTTTGATTGCAAAACTAGTATGTGAAAAAATTAGTAATCCCAATTATTGGTTCCTATAagaattttaatttgtttcgGCCACATTGTAGATACAtgacaaatatatgaaatagaaaaagaaactgTTCTCTCACCCAGCCTACaaaacatgtatacaattactgTTTTATTGGAACactctttatttctttaatcataaaaaaaatcataaaaagatTTCATGAATACGTTAATACTGGCCAGATACAAAActtcacattttatttatttaatctAATAGTGTCTTTGACATTGTTCATAGAATTTTGCCCCCAGGCTACccgtacatacagtacagtattatCATTTGCAAACATGTGCTAAGGGTTGATTCATGCACAAATGTTCATAAAGTAATTACCAACcaaaacatatatgtttaaCACAACATCTGATGACTATTCATTGAACAAGGAACAGAGTGTGCACCAAGGTTATAGATAGTACAACATAACACATTAATGCTGTACAGGTTTCATTGATTTATCAAGTGTACCGACaatacaaaaatgtgtttttcttgTACTTtgctcctcacttacctgtctcttacTATCACTACAATCGCACTTAATTTCCCATCtacctacatacatacacatgtaGTTCAGGTCTAGATAGGAATTCAGAGTGCATGAGTTGGAGACAGGTTCAGTAAGTACCGTCGCTCGTAATTCACTAAACCAGTATCTTTGGGGGAAACAATGATTTAGTTTTGCCATGTGaagcaaaaaaaattaattgaagcAACACATACTGTGCACCCACGCAATAAACTGATAAACTAGCCTTGAGCAGAGGGTTTTATTTGGTGTATATTTCATCTAGCTGTTCGTGAAACGATATGTGAATTGTTTTTATACGCACAATTAACAAAACACTTTGTCCTAATGATTTCATTGAAAGAGTAAACCTTGGATATGTTCACAGGCGATATTAGGgatgttaatttttaattacattaagaCACACCCTTTATTAAAACATAATTTGCAATAAATATACTGTTCATAATAAATTTCATGTATCATGAAAGATTTTCATTATATCAGAATTTTCTAATATTTTCAGctgttttttttcataaatatttgcaCATGTATGTAGGCTGATGATGTCATCGTTAAACTTGATCCAGTCTTAGATCAGCCCTGTAAGTAATGGAACATGAAATCTCTGACATCAAGATTTCAACTTGAAAGTTTcctaaaggcattgaagactctccccaaactgcgtgccgcaCTCTATAAAaggttaactttccattgcttgcaagtgaagttttctgcttgtcgctacaaaatgcagacagtaatgaaacgtgatactgtACCTTgtaatctttagctggacctgagatgtccatcgctgtatcgtttgtacactgtgctgtgggtattgaccgcagctgtatgtactgactgtacactagtgtctaattaccgaaggaagcaagctgtgtgcatattttctgggattgatggtggtgtctaacacttctgttacacctcattcgaaactaggtcagattaccggcaatAGACGTTTCTTCATCACACCCCTTTAGTAGCTgtacatgaaaattattttcatcttaTAGACATACTGTAGATGATGATAGTTGTGTGTGTgtctacttttttttaaattaattcattcattcattaattaaatattcaCTTAACCCCTTACTCAATAAAGTGGTGTTGACTACAGTAGACTTAACAGTTAACACCCTTGTTCAAAGGCATTACGAGTCAATGccatacatacaaaaaaaatgacatGTAGGTTTGAAGGCAATTTAAGCATTTTTGGATTCCATATTTCCTGCCTGTaagcaaacaaaataattacCAGTTTCTATAAAAATAGAACCGACTGCTGTTACGACAGAGACACGCAGTCCATAAATGTCAGCACCTCTGGTCGCAAATATCCAAAGGTTAAACCTAGGATATTACTCTTGCTGGTGGTTGGATGATTAATTATTATGTGAAATACACCTTTTTATGGGCGAGAACTTCCTTTTTGATCTGACAAATTAATAGGCATATGACTGTGGTTTATTGTTATGTATGGGAGCTGCCATCAAGACACCTGTGAAACCTGTAAATTTAGCATCTGAAGATAAAAAGTACTTTAACGATCAACGTCGATCATAGGGAACTGAGAGTTTCCAAACACATTATACTGTAGTGGTACAGTACATTTAATATGTACATACAGTGATGCTGGAAACTGTCCATACCTGAAGCGACATTAAAACTGTCTATAATAAAGCACAATAATAAAGACTTCCTAGTAATCCATGCAGTAAAAATTAGTAACAGGAAGTTATGATGTCTGACAAAGTgacaagaaaacacaaaaacatgtaTATTTCAGACAAATTCATTAAGTACATTGTACTCTGGCTGTTAACAGTAACTAGCTGAAGTTGTATACATGTAGCGTGTTTACAACTTTACATAGTGTATTAATTCTGGAAAATTTAACCAATCGCAGAGCTGTAAATGAAACCATTGTAGGTAATATTGTTCTTTATCGATCTAGCAAAACATAACAATACGTGAGAATGTCACATTCATAAGTTACTGTACATGACAAAACTGTCACAGACCTGTGTCACGTGAGTTTAGTTACTAACATCCATTAATATCAAGagcaagttttgttttgttttttgcctTGGGCAGAGAGATTCCAGAAAGCAGAGTTAATAACatacttttgaaaaaataaatgtgctaatttaaaaaaaaaaagggttttgaAAAAGTCACTGATGGTTTATTTGATTTGAATAAGTACTTAGTCTACAAGTTGCATCTTTAATTGTTTAGTTCAAGGAAGTCTAACTGaacaaaatatgacattaacagtACCTCAAATTTCCTCTATGTCCCATGTACTGGTTTGAATCcagtttattttcctttcctcTTTAGAACAGACCAAAAGTTTATTGTCATATGTCTGTGACACTAAAAACTGACGTAGTTAAATTAATTGAGACAGTGAAGTAATAAGTACTTTTAAAAGTTTTGGATATCATAAAGTAAGTTATTGTCCACTTCATCATGGAATTTCCCCAAATAAATTGATCTCTCCGGCAGAAAGTGAAATTGTCATTAAGTTTAATTACGAGTTAAGAACTAAATGCAGTACTAAAACAGTAAAACTAGTCGCTGTCCCAGTTAATATTCAATCATACTGTTTTGCAATATAGAGGATTTAGAAGTCAGATCTTTATTACCCGATGATGTATGCATGCAAACATTGTTTGATCATGCAATATTGCGATGAAGGTTGAAGTCTGTTATTGATAATTAACATCTGCTCGCATAGAAACCACCGACAGCTCAGTTAATGCATAGTGTAGTACAGTGGTTGTGGATATGGTTGGATAAATTTGGGACGCCGAGCATGAAGGGAAATTAACCTACAGTAATTGGGAGATTTGATCAGGGAGTACTTTATCCTGTATCCCATCACAAAACAATGCTCTGAAAAATAGTCAAAACTGCTACAGCTAGTATAAAAACTGTGCAAAGATGTGAAGCAGTTTCTGTGGATGGAACTTAACCGTACGTAGTGCATGATATTAGACAAATTTCGAAGCCTTCAATACCGTTATTAAACCAAATTTTGAACACTTAAATCATTGCCCGGTGAGTAATAGGTAATTATCAGGGTCATAACGACACAAGTCATCAAATTTCAATCCATCACTCGAACAGTTTTtccaaatagaaataatatagtGACGGGAGCCTGTGCCTCGACCGAGCCAGGATAATCATCGATAGTGGTTCAGCTGGACCTTAAAATTACGTGATATGTTACATCTCTTGTAAATACTGTATTATTTACTTGTTTTGCAGTGTAAATATGTACACAGTTGGTGTACTGTGCAAATTTTATAGCCCCCAGGTGAAAGTTAGGGAAATTACTGCCTTCGTATTACAATCTATGACAATGCACTGGTTTGAATACAAAACTTCACACAGCATAAAGCCCAAAGAATCGCTGTGCACTATCTGCATTCTAACCTAGGCTTTACAGTACGTGCACATGTACTGTACggtttatatttgttttctagAAAGAGCTCATCATTTCATGATGGGATCATCTTGATGTATAAAAATGATTGAGTTCGAGGGAGTGATGTCCAAAAAGAAGATGCATTTTTCAAAGTTTATGTACCTTTCCAGACACTTTATGCTCAAATATATACTACAGTAGTTTTAATGTAGTTCTATTCAACTTTAATCCTGTGTGCTATGGATCTTCCTCCTCCTTCACACAAAGATGTGATAGTGTACCACTGTACTTCTCCACCGTAACAATAGTTCAGGAATATTATGGAAGAAGGGAgaattcatttgaaaaaaaatggtatGCTGCAATTTTTAAACATAACAGATCTCTATACTTTATAATCTTTCAGACAAGTTTGACATCAAGAAGTACTTTTCCACAAAAACTCTCTTCACTGGCGAGACGTTACTTCATTGCACGGGATACTTTACCAATTTCAAGCCGACCGAAGAAGCCACCAAGTACCACCGGCAGCATGCGGAATCTTTCGGGAAGGCCTTTGATATGAAGGTCATCGGCTACATCATCACTCCGAGGACATTTGGGGTGAGACTTGAACTCAACGATGAGGAGCTGAAACTTTGGCACGAAGATGATAGAGATCAACTTGATGTTCTTAGAGATCAACTTGATGAAGAAGATAGAGCTCAACTTGATGAAGAAGATAGAGCTCAACTTGATGAAGAAGATAGAGGTCAACTTGCTGAAGAAGATAGAGCTCAACTTGCCGAAGGCAGCAGAAAAGGTGATCTGGAATGGGAGCCGTCTAAGTTTTCACCGACGAATGGACCAGGCAGCAGGGCCCACCTGACCTTGGCTGTCAGGGAGAAAGTTCATCCCTTACAGACAGGTCTGGACTTGAAGGAAATCATCAAGAAAGAGGTAGAAGACCAGAAAACTGGAAAGGATAGGTTAACAATCAACTTAGAATGCGGAGTGGCCAGGTGCTATGGAAACGGCTCCTGGGCTGTTTACTTGAACAAGTCCCAAGAATATCAAGCATTGTTTTCAAGCATGTATCTCAAGAAATGAATTTCGAAAGTTCTTGCCTGTGGTGTACTGTTGAAATGTGATATACCACAGTGAAATGTTGTGGAGCATAAGGGtaggggagggtggagggtgggtgggtgggcaGGGGAAGCTGTTGTTGGGAAGGGATTGAGAGGAGTGCTTGTATATCCAAAGTATTGGGGTCAAATATGTTTAGGGAGGGGTTAGGAGAAGTGCTTTCCCAAGATGTTGGGGGTCTAATATCTGTGAAAGGTTTTGTTGGTGGAGTGCTTGTCCAATAACTTAGGTCAAATATCAGTGTTGAAGGGGTTTAAGAGTGGGTACTTGCCGGAAACATGGGGAATGtacataatattttctttctttttttgaagTTAGTTAAACAATATTGAAAGGAGCAGTTGTAAACAATATTGAAGGAAATTAGTTTTAGTACAcaatattgaaacaaattacACTGTAGTTAGTAAACAAAATTGAGAGTAACCAGGTTACAAAAGTTAAAGTAAGCAACATTGAATTAGAAACAATAGCACTTTTAGTAAAATAACATGTAAGAAATTAAGTTATAAATAACATTGAAAGAAACTGTAGTTTTAAAACAATTTGGAAGATACTTAGCATTGAAAGCAACTTAGTTACATTAATCAATATTGAAAGCAACTTAGTTATCATAAACAATGTTGAAAGCAACTTAGTTGTAGTAAACAATGTTGAAAGCAACTAAGTTATAATAAACAATGTTGAAAGCAACTTAGTTATAGTAAACAATATTGAAAGCAACTTagttatattaaacaatattgaaagcaacttagttatattaaacaatatTGAAAGCAACTTAGTTATAATAAACAATGTTGCAAGCAACTTGCATATAATAAACAATGCTGAAAGCgtatattaatcaatattgaaagcaacttagttataataaacaatgttgaaagcaacttagttatatttatcaatattgAAAGTGACTTAGTTATAATAAACAATTATGAAAGCAACTTAGTTATAATAAACAATGCTGAAAGCAACTTagtatattaatcaatattgaaAGCAACTTTGTTATAACAAACAATGCTGAAAGCAACTTAAGTATGTTAATCAATATTGAAAGCAACTTAGTTATAATAAACAATGTTGAAAGCAAATTACttatattaatcaatattgaaagc
Protein-coding regions in this window:
- the LOC139980800 gene encoding 2',3'-cyclic-nucleotide 3'-phosphodiesterase-like isoform X2 → MGIFSSSYWKMDRFPFFEDPNSIHYIKQSRLLVFIPGDDDLCKKFREVYPSAKIFQGPPPSDEDGEDESFVSKVKEWMEKVPNDSSEMAVINHEKLATVEELQPFSQLGVKYQFVELYPYKSDREPLIPLFYGWFFNLRDSGDTLRRRADDLLRKVSKQDRFNKEFSKFAMDWDSKNKFDIKKYFSTKTLFTGETLLHCTGYFTNFKPTEEATKYHRQHAESFGKAFDMKVIGYIITPRTFGVRLELNDEELKLWHEDDRDQLDVLRDQLDEEDRAQLDEEDRAQLDEEDRGQLAEEDRAQLAEGSRKGDLEWEPSKFSPTNGPGSRAHLTLAVREKVHPLQTGLDLKEIIKKEVEDQKTGKDRLTINLECGVARCYGNGSWAVYLNKSQEYQALFSSMYLKK
- the LOC139980800 gene encoding uncharacterized protein isoform X1, with protein sequence MAKLLQNVMVCTMRYYATRCSSNFKSTSTSSLKVADRKCKQYVCRHATSPFSLISSINVMGIFSSSYWKMDRFPFFEDPNSIHYIKQSRLLVFIPGDDDLCKKFREVYPSAKIFQGPPPSDEDGEDESFVSKVKEWMEKVPNDSSEMAVINHEKLATVEELQPFSQLGVKYQFVELYPYKSDREPLIPLFYGWFFNLRDSGDTLRRRADDLLRKVSKQDRFNKEFSKFAMDWDSKNKFDIKKYFSTKTLFTGETLLHCTGYFTNFKPTEEATKYHRQHAESFGKAFDMKVIGYIITPRTFGVRLELNDEELKLWHEDDRDQLDVLRDQLDEEDRAQLDEEDRAQLDEEDRGQLAEEDRAQLAEGSRKGDLEWEPSKFSPTNGPGSRAHLTLAVREKVHPLQTGLDLKEIIKKEVEDQKTGKDRLTINLECGVARCYGNGSWAVYLNKSQEYQALFSSMYLKK